The following coding sequences are from one Arthrobacter crystallopoietes window:
- a CDS encoding sulfite oxidase → MTTTAGPAHAAEPTASSTPRPHAAEPTTGEFGREEVLLASRNHAMPLELLRWERTPAGMHFLVMHWDVPMVDPVAWRLKIGGAVVEPAEFSLADLRARDRMSMGVTLECAGNGRSLLQPRPVSQPWVHGGVSTAEWTGIPLVALMDETGLRPDAVELVFSGADRGFQGGVAHAYERSLPVRAAVSGDVLLAYEMNGQPLLPQHGFPLRLVVPGWYGMASVKWLDRIDAVTQAFEGFQQRFAYRLQQDADDPGEPVTRIRVRSLMAPPGIPDFFSRRPIVPAGATKLRGRAWSGYGLIKSVQVGIDGRWLPAQLDEQDGRHAWRGWSCVWQAEEGDHELICRAEDDAGNIQPLEPEWNYQGMANNAVQRLQVTVLPSVSDGTALP, encoded by the coding sequence ATGACGACAACAGCAGGTCCGGCGCATGCAGCGGAACCCACAGCCAGCAGCACGCCACGGCCGCACGCTGCGGAGCCCACTACCGGCGAGTTCGGCCGGGAAGAGGTGCTGCTGGCCTCCCGTAACCACGCGATGCCGCTGGAGCTGCTGCGCTGGGAGCGGACGCCGGCAGGCATGCACTTTCTGGTCATGCACTGGGATGTCCCGATGGTCGATCCGGTGGCCTGGCGCCTGAAGATCGGCGGAGCGGTTGTCGAGCCAGCAGAGTTCTCGCTGGCTGATCTGCGCGCCCGGGACAGGATGTCCATGGGTGTCACCCTTGAGTGCGCAGGCAACGGCCGGAGCTTGTTGCAACCGCGCCCGGTATCGCAGCCCTGGGTCCATGGGGGTGTTAGCACGGCGGAGTGGACGGGTATCCCGCTCGTAGCCCTGATGGACGAAACCGGGCTGCGGCCGGACGCGGTGGAGCTGGTCTTCAGCGGAGCGGACCGCGGATTTCAGGGCGGGGTGGCACACGCATATGAACGCAGTCTGCCCGTCCGCGCCGCCGTCTCCGGTGACGTTCTGCTCGCCTATGAGATGAACGGCCAACCGCTCCTGCCGCAGCATGGTTTTCCCCTCCGTCTGGTGGTACCTGGTTGGTACGGCATGGCGAGTGTGAAATGGCTTGACCGCATCGACGCCGTCACCCAAGCCTTCGAGGGGTTCCAGCAGCGCTTTGCCTACCGTTTGCAGCAGGACGCCGACGATCCGGGCGAACCGGTTACGCGGATACGTGTCCGCTCGCTCATGGCTCCCCCGGGCATTCCCGATTTCTTTTCCCGCCGGCCTATCGTACCCGCCGGCGCGACCAAACTGAGGGGCCGCGCCTGGTCCGGCTACGGCCTCATCAAGTCTGTCCAGGTGGGAATCGATGGCCGGTGGTTGCCAGCGCAATTGGACGAACAGGATGGCAGGCACGCTTGGCGAGGCTGGTCCTGCGTCTGGCAGGCCGAAGAGGGCGATCATGAATTGATCTGCCGCGCCGAAGACGACGCAGGGAACATCCAGCCGCTGGAACCGGAGTGGAACTACCAGGGCATGGCCAACAACGCGGTCCAGCGGTTGCAAGTCACCGTGCTGCCCTCGGTTTCGGACGGGACGGCATTGCCTTAG
- the groL gene encoding chaperonin GroEL (60 kDa chaperone family; promotes refolding of misfolded polypeptides especially under stressful conditions; forms two stacked rings of heptamers to form a barrel-shaped 14mer; ends can be capped by GroES; misfolded proteins enter the barrel where they are refolded when GroES binds): MAKQLKFDDAARKALEAGVDKLANTVKVTLGPRGRNVVLDKKWGAPTITNDGVTIAREVELEDAYENLGAQLAKEVATKTNDVAGDGTTTATVLAQALVKEGLRNVAAGAAPGALKRGIEVAVEAVSARLLENAREVEGKVAEVATISAQSPEVGELLAKAFEQVGKDGVITIEEASGLQTELVLTEGMQFDKGYLSPYFVTDAERQEAVLEDALILINQGKISTVQEFLPLLEKALQAGKPLFIIAEDIDGEALSTLVVNKIRGTLNVVAVKAPGFGDRRKAMLQDIATLTGAQVVSPDLGLKLDQVGLEVLGSARRITVTKDATTIVDGAGSESDVADRVAQIRAEVERTDSDWDREKLQERLAKLAGGIGVIKVGAATEVEMKEKKHRIEDAVSSTRAALEEGIVAGGGSALVHAAQALDTDPNVLALEGDAATAVGLVRRALVQPLRWIAENAGHEGFVVVSKVGELEVNNGFNAATGKYEDLVAAGVIDPVKVTRSALLNAASIAALVLTTETLVVDKPAEDEDAHAGHSH, encoded by the coding sequence ATGGCAAAGCAGTTGAAGTTTGACGATGCCGCCCGCAAAGCTCTGGAAGCCGGCGTCGACAAGCTGGCCAACACCGTCAAGGTGACCCTGGGTCCGCGCGGACGCAACGTTGTGCTGGACAAGAAGTGGGGCGCACCCACTATCACCAACGACGGTGTGACCATCGCCCGCGAGGTCGAACTCGAGGACGCCTACGAGAACCTTGGCGCACAGCTGGCAAAGGAAGTTGCCACCAAGACCAACGACGTAGCCGGTGACGGAACCACCACGGCTACCGTCCTGGCCCAGGCCCTGGTCAAGGAGGGCCTGCGCAACGTAGCCGCGGGTGCAGCTCCCGGCGCCCTCAAGCGGGGCATCGAGGTGGCTGTCGAGGCAGTCTCCGCACGCCTGCTGGAGAACGCCCGCGAGGTTGAGGGCAAGGTTGCCGAAGTGGCGACCATTTCGGCCCAGAGCCCTGAGGTCGGCGAGCTGCTGGCCAAGGCTTTCGAGCAGGTTGGCAAGGACGGTGTCATCACCATCGAGGAGGCCTCCGGTCTGCAGACCGAGCTGGTCCTCACCGAAGGCATGCAGTTCGACAAGGGCTACCTGTCGCCGTACTTCGTCACCGATGCTGAACGCCAGGAAGCTGTCCTGGAAGACGCCCTGATCCTGATCAACCAGGGGAAGATCTCCACGGTTCAGGAATTCCTGCCGCTGCTGGAGAAGGCGCTGCAGGCCGGCAAGCCGCTGTTCATCATCGCCGAAGACATCGACGGTGAAGCGCTGTCCACTCTCGTGGTTAACAAGATCCGCGGCACCCTGAACGTGGTTGCCGTCAAGGCTCCCGGCTTCGGCGACCGCCGCAAGGCCATGCTGCAGGACATCGCCACCCTGACCGGCGCCCAGGTCGTTTCCCCGGACCTCGGTCTGAAGCTGGACCAGGTCGGCCTGGAAGTTCTGGGTTCGGCACGCCGCATCACCGTGACCAAGGACGCCACCACCATCGTTGACGGTGCTGGCTCCGAGTCCGATGTTGCAGACCGCGTCGCGCAGATCCGCGCCGAGGTCGAGCGCACCGATTCCGATTGGGACCGCGAGAAGCTGCAGGAACGCCTGGCCAAGCTGGCCGGCGGCATCGGCGTTATCAAGGTCGGCGCAGCCACCGAAGTTGAGATGAAGGAAAAGAAGCACCGTATCGAGGACGCAGTGTCCTCCACGCGTGCTGCCCTGGAAGAGGGCATCGTGGCCGGCGGCGGTTCCGCACTGGTCCATGCTGCCCAGGCCCTGGACACCGATCCGAACGTTCTGGCACTCGAAGGCGACGCCGCCACCGCCGTCGGACTTGTCCGCCGCGCGCTGGTCCAGCCGCTGCGCTGGATCGCCGAGAACGCCGGCCACGAAGGCTTCGTCGTCGTGTCCAAGGTGGGCGAGCTTGAGGTCAACAACGGCTTCAACGCCGCCACCGGGAAGTACGAGGACCTGGTTGCCGCCGGCGTCATCGACCCGGTCAAGGTCACCCGCTCGGCACTGCTCAACGCCGCATCCATCGCCGCGCTGGTCCTGACCACCGAAACTCTGGTCGTCGACAAGCCGGCCGAGGACGAGGACGCGCACGCAGGGCACAGCCACTAA
- a CDS encoding THUMP-like domain-containing protein, whose amino-acid sequence MASETSAENIAPILTPEGWELLNSLEPYSEADSLKTSTALRKAGHSPEVVAAALTQSKLRAKAAAKFGPFAEQMLFTKAGLEQATRLNIAALHAQRFVQAGVEHVADLGCGIGADALALATLERKVTAVERDETTAAVATINLMPWANATVVNADAEQVDLNGVDGVWLDPARRTTTTSGTTRLFDPEAFSPPLSFVEKLADQGLPVGVKMGPGIPHDALPAGCEAQWVSVDGDVTEATLWFNSLARPGVRRAALVISNGGSAELTSDVGYVPAEQDVSVGPAEGYLYEPDGAVIRAGLVADVAQQLGGHLLDEHIAYICAPDLLETPFARAYKVLEVRPYNVKKLKAWVKASRIGTLEIKKRGTSVTPEELRKTLLTGSGKGPNKATLVLTRMGEERVAIVVEPIPAAGHRSRSRSARP is encoded by the coding sequence ATGGCATCCGAGACCTCCGCCGAGAATATTGCTCCCATCCTCACGCCGGAAGGCTGGGAACTGCTGAACTCCTTGGAGCCTTATTCGGAAGCGGACAGCCTCAAGACCAGCACGGCCCTGCGCAAGGCCGGCCACTCCCCCGAAGTGGTCGCAGCCGCGCTGACCCAGTCGAAGCTGAGGGCCAAGGCCGCCGCGAAGTTCGGTCCGTTTGCCGAGCAGATGCTGTTTACCAAGGCGGGACTGGAACAGGCAACCCGGCTCAACATCGCGGCGCTGCATGCACAGCGGTTCGTCCAGGCCGGCGTCGAGCACGTTGCGGACCTTGGCTGCGGTATCGGCGCGGACGCACTCGCGCTGGCCACGCTGGAACGCAAGGTCACCGCCGTCGAACGTGATGAAACCACGGCCGCGGTGGCCACCATCAACCTCATGCCCTGGGCCAACGCCACCGTCGTTAACGCCGATGCGGAGCAGGTGGACCTGAACGGCGTCGACGGTGTCTGGCTGGATCCTGCCAGAAGAACGACGACGACGTCCGGCACCACCCGCTTGTTCGATCCGGAGGCTTTCTCGCCGCCGCTGTCCTTTGTCGAGAAACTGGCGGACCAGGGACTTCCGGTCGGCGTCAAGATGGGCCCGGGCATTCCGCATGACGCGCTGCCGGCGGGCTGCGAGGCGCAGTGGGTTTCGGTGGACGGCGACGTGACCGAGGCGACCTTGTGGTTCAACAGCCTGGCCCGGCCGGGTGTGCGGCGGGCCGCCCTGGTCATCTCGAACGGCGGTTCGGCGGAGCTGACCAGCGACGTGGGCTACGTACCCGCAGAGCAGGATGTGTCCGTTGGACCGGCCGAGGGCTACCTGTATGAACCGGACGGCGCGGTGATCCGTGCCGGGCTGGTCGCCGACGTGGCACAGCAGCTCGGCGGGCATCTGCTCGATGAGCACATCGCCTACATCTGCGCGCCCGACCTGTTGGAGACCCCGTTCGCCCGCGCCTACAAGGTGCTGGAGGTCCGCCCGTACAACGTCAAGAAGCTCAAGGCGTGGGTGAAGGCCAGCAGGATCGGCACGCTGGAAATCAAGAAGCGGGGCACCTCGGTCACTCCGGAGGAACTGCGCAAGACCCTGCTCACCGGTTCCGGCAAGGGGCCGAACAAGGCCACGCTGGTGCTGACCCGCATGGGCGAGGAGCGCGTGGCCATTGTTGTCGAGCCCATCCCGGCAGCCGGCCACCGCAGCCGAAGCCGCAGCGCCCGGCCGTAG
- a CDS encoding ABC transporter permease translates to MASSTMTLSTPAVSGRVAPARPRGSGGQLAVAGAAVIALAIASMFVGVSDVSLPALLAGDQTAWDIFWISRMPRTISVVLAGMAMSVAGLIMQLMARNKFVEPSTVGTVESASLGILVVTVAVPGASLLAKMSTATVFAAAGTALFLLVLRRIPLRNTLLVPLVGIMLGGVIAAVTTFFAYRYDLLQTLNSWMIGDFSGVLRGRYELLWIVAVLTLVGYLCADRFTMAGMGQEFSTNLGLNYKRVMTLGLIIVSLISAVVVVNIGSIPFLGLIVPNLVSIIFGDNVRRAVPWVAVFGAGFVLICDIIGRTIRFPYEIPVGVIVSAIGSAMFLYLLLRKRERRG, encoded by the coding sequence ATGGCTTCCTCGACGATGACCCTCTCCACCCCGGCAGTCTCCGGCCGGGTAGCTCCGGCACGCCCGCGCGGTTCCGGCGGCCAGTTGGCGGTGGCCGGTGCCGCCGTGATCGCCCTCGCGATTGCCAGCATGTTTGTGGGGGTCAGCGACGTTTCACTGCCCGCGCTGCTCGCGGGCGACCAGACGGCGTGGGATATTTTCTGGATCAGCCGGATGCCGCGGACCATCTCCGTCGTCCTGGCCGGTATGGCCATGAGCGTTGCAGGCCTGATCATGCAGCTCATGGCGCGCAACAAGTTCGTGGAACCCTCCACCGTGGGCACGGTCGAATCCGCGTCGCTGGGCATCCTCGTGGTCACCGTGGCCGTCCCCGGCGCCTCCCTGCTGGCAAAGATGTCCACCGCCACCGTTTTCGCGGCCGCCGGCACCGCGCTCTTCCTGCTGGTACTGCGCCGGATACCGCTGCGCAACACGCTGCTGGTGCCCTTGGTGGGCATCATGCTGGGCGGAGTGATTGCCGCCGTCACCACCTTTTTTGCCTACCGCTATGACCTGCTGCAGACGCTCAACAGCTGGATGATCGGAGACTTCTCCGGGGTGCTGCGCGGCCGCTACGAACTGCTCTGGATCGTCGCCGTGCTGACGTTGGTCGGCTACCTCTGCGCCGACCGCTTCACCATGGCCGGCATGGGCCAGGAGTTCTCCACCAACCTCGGGCTGAACTACAAGCGGGTGATGACCCTGGGCCTGATCATTGTCTCGCTGATCAGCGCCGTCGTCGTCGTCAATATCGGATCGATTCCGTTCCTCGGCCTGATCGTGCCGAACCTGGTGTCCATTATTTTTGGCGACAATGTCCGCCGGGCCGTGCCGTGGGTTGCCGTGTTCGGCGCGGGCTTTGTCCTGATCTGCGACATCATCGGGCGGACCATCCGCTTCCCGTACGAAATTCCCGTCGGCGTCATTGTCTCGGCCATCGGCAGCGCCATGTTCCTGTACCTGCTCCTTCGAAAGCGTGAACGCCGTGGTTAG
- a CDS encoding iron chelate uptake ABC transporter family permease subunit: MVSTGLPTALTQHQRRPIKGISPKTWIIALAVLAVALVAAFMLIDLRGNIGYILPRRAIKVGSMILVAYAVGVSTVLFQTVTSNRILTPSIMGFDALYMLIQTGLTFAIGGQALLTMGAPVRFVIEVALMVAFSFLLYRWLFTGGGKSLHLMLLVGIVFGTMFRGISSLLQRLIDPSEFIILQDLFFASFNNVDGLLLAVSALAVAAVSTLAWRMRHQLDVLSLGRETAINLGVDHKRAVISVLIICSVLVAVSTALVGPITFFGLLVASLAYQLCSHFRHTSVLAIAVLLGIIALVGGQLVLEQVFAFDTALSIVIEFVGGIVFIALLLKGKVK; this comes from the coding sequence GTGGTTAGCACCGGCCTCCCCACGGCACTGACCCAGCATCAGCGCCGGCCCATCAAGGGCATCTCCCCGAAGACCTGGATCATTGCCCTGGCGGTGCTGGCCGTGGCCCTGGTGGCGGCCTTCATGCTGATCGACCTGCGCGGCAACATCGGCTACATCCTTCCCCGCCGCGCCATCAAAGTGGGTTCGATGATCCTGGTGGCCTACGCCGTCGGGGTCTCCACCGTGCTGTTCCAGACCGTCACGTCCAACCGGATCCTGACGCCGTCGATCATGGGTTTTGACGCCCTCTACATGCTGATCCAGACCGGGCTGACCTTCGCCATCGGCGGCCAGGCGCTGCTGACCATGGGCGCCCCGGTCCGCTTTGTCATCGAAGTGGCCCTCATGGTGGCTTTCTCCTTCCTGCTCTACCGCTGGCTGTTCACCGGCGGGGGCAAGAGCCTGCACCTGATGCTGCTGGTGGGCATCGTCTTCGGCACGATGTTCCGCGGCATCTCCTCCCTGCTGCAGCGGCTGATCGATCCGAGCGAGTTCATCATCCTGCAGGACCTCTTCTTCGCCAGCTTCAACAATGTGGACGGGCTGCTGCTGGCGGTTTCGGCGCTGGCCGTCGCCGCCGTCAGCACGCTGGCCTGGCGCATGCGCCACCAGCTGGACGTGCTCTCGCTGGGCCGCGAAACCGCGATCAACCTGGGCGTGGACCACAAACGTGCGGTGATCTCCGTTTTGATCATCTGCTCGGTGCTGGTGGCCGTGTCCACGGCATTGGTCGGCCCGATCACGTTCTTCGGCCTGCTGGTGGCCAGCCTGGCCTACCAGCTGTGCTCGCACTTCCGGCACACCTCGGTGCTGGCCATCGCCGTCCTGCTTGGCATCATCGCGCTGGTGGGCGGCCAGCTGGTGCTGGAGCAGGTCTTCGCCTTCGACACAGCGCTGAGCATCGTTATTGAGTTTGTGGGCGGAATCGTCTTTATCGCCCTGCTGCTGAAAGGCAAAGTCAAATGA
- a CDS encoding Crp/Fnr family transcriptional regulator has protein sequence MVRLESATADAAMARAIADSRLRPLPPQLLEELLTGSSLATVSAGAVIHHEGDTAAHFELVVSGLAKIFVTAPEGKTATVRYCRRGSLIGVVSLFSDDFSMPATVLALTDMKLLQFSPAMVRQATARDSRVAVALIRELSDRVLHFIAEIPGAAFTSVRQRVARHLLDLAGPDGPPGRLALSPHETGNQGAGNRQFAVTTSQRELAEAVGSAREVVVRILRELRESGTVRTERDRIVILEPERLIELSKWNPGC, from the coding sequence ATGGTCAGGTTGGAATCGGCCACTGCGGATGCCGCCATGGCCAGGGCCATAGCTGATTCCCGTCTGCGCCCGCTCCCGCCCCAACTGCTCGAAGAACTGCTGACCGGCAGCTCGCTGGCAACGGTGAGTGCCGGTGCCGTAATCCATCATGAAGGCGATACCGCCGCACACTTCGAGCTCGTTGTGTCCGGGCTGGCAAAGATCTTCGTGACCGCCCCCGAGGGGAAAACGGCCACGGTCCGGTACTGCCGGAGGGGATCGCTGATCGGCGTCGTCTCGTTGTTCAGTGACGACTTCAGCATGCCTGCAACGGTGCTTGCCCTCACCGACATGAAACTGCTGCAGTTCTCGCCGGCAATGGTCCGCCAGGCGACGGCGCGCGACAGCCGCGTGGCGGTGGCCCTCATCCGTGAGCTCAGCGACCGGGTGCTTCATTTCATCGCGGAAATTCCGGGAGCTGCCTTCACCTCCGTCCGCCAACGGGTGGCACGGCACCTGCTGGATCTTGCCGGGCCCGATGGCCCGCCCGGCCGGCTGGCCCTTTCCCCGCACGAAACCGGAAACCAGGGAGCCGGAAACCGCCAGTTCGCAGTGACGACCAGCCAGCGGGAGCTTGCCGAGGCCGTGGGATCCGCCCGGGAAGTGGTCGTGCGGATCCTCCGCGAACTTCGTGAAAGCGGGACGGTCCGTACTGAACGGGACCGAATCGTGATTCTTGAACCGGAAAGGCTCATCGAACTGAGCAAATGGAACCCAGGTTGCTGA
- a CDS encoding siderophore ABC transporter substrate-binding protein, with amino-acid sequence MNKSVKSRLLAVSAVASLLALSACGQDAGAADADANAETITVEHAQGSTEVPANPETVYSFDLGALDSLDSLGVEADGAPTAQYPESLAKYGEDAVTKIGSMKEPDFEAISEGAPDLIIISGRTAGAYEELSKIAPTIDLSVDAAAPVESFKEVSTTLGEIFGKEAEVEEQLAAMDTKIEETKAAAADAGTGLVVMTSGGELTAYGAGSRFGIVHDVLGVQTAADVKSEGSHGEAISFEYIAEKNPAHLFVIDRDAAIGEAAGKAAAAVLDNELVAGTDAAKNDNITYLDSASWYLVGYGLNNVDSMVGAVQAALVK; translated from the coding sequence ATGAATAAGTCCGTAAAGTCCCGCCTCCTGGCAGTCTCGGCCGTTGCCTCGCTGCTGGCGCTGAGCGCCTGCGGCCAGGACGCAGGGGCAGCCGACGCCGATGCCAACGCGGAGACCATCACGGTTGAGCATGCGCAGGGTTCCACCGAGGTGCCAGCCAACCCGGAAACCGTCTACAGCTTTGACCTTGGCGCGCTGGATAGCCTGGATTCCCTCGGCGTAGAGGCTGACGGTGCTCCGACCGCGCAGTACCCGGAGTCGCTGGCCAAGTACGGCGAGGATGCCGTCACCAAGATCGGCTCCATGAAGGAACCGGACTTCGAAGCGATCAGCGAAGGCGCTCCGGATCTGATCATCATTTCGGGCCGCACTGCCGGTGCCTACGAGGAACTGAGCAAGATCGCACCGACCATCGACCTCAGTGTTGATGCCGCCGCACCGGTGGAGAGCTTTAAGGAAGTTTCCACCACGCTCGGCGAGATCTTCGGCAAGGAAGCCGAGGTCGAGGAGCAGCTGGCCGCGATGGATACCAAGATCGAGGAGACCAAGGCCGCCGCTGCCGACGCCGGCACCGGTCTCGTAGTGATGACCAGCGGCGGTGAGCTCACCGCCTATGGCGCCGGTTCGCGCTTCGGCATCGTCCACGACGTCCTGGGCGTGCAGACCGCGGCCGACGTCAAGTCGGAGGGCTCGCACGGCGAGGCCATCTCCTTCGAGTACATCGCCGAGAAGAACCCGGCCCATCTCTTCGTGATCGACCGCGATGCGGCCATCGGCGAGGCGGCAGGCAAGGCCGCCGCCGCGGTCCTGGACAACGAACTGGTCGCCGGCACCGACGCCGCCAAGAACGACAACATCACCTACCTGGATTCCGCTTCCTGGTACCTGGTGGGCTACGGCCTGAACAACGTCGACTCCATGGTCGGCGCCGTACAGGCAGCACTGGTCAAGTAG
- a CDS encoding DUF6507 family protein: MALNGYDINPAACQGILTNVETEAEDIATKRSNLSDEVDNAVEACKSRQIGSALIDLWNNVLAIQCEAATTRIENAAGGVRGAVNAYVIGDEDMAENSRKQVTDLPDISIEDAKK; this comes from the coding sequence ATGGCATTGAATGGATACGACATCAACCCGGCAGCGTGCCAGGGCATCCTGACCAACGTCGAGACCGAGGCCGAGGACATTGCAACCAAGAGATCCAATCTGAGCGACGAGGTAGATAACGCCGTCGAGGCCTGCAAGAGCCGCCAGATCGGCAGTGCCCTGATCGATCTTTGGAATAATGTGCTGGCCATTCAGTGCGAGGCCGCCACCACGAGGATCGAGAACGCGGCAGGCGGTGTGCGGGGAGCCGTCAACGCCTACGTCATCGGTGATGAGGACATGGCGGAGAACAGTCGGAAACAGGTCACGGATTTGCCGGACATCAGCATCGAGGACGCGAAAAAGTAG
- a CDS encoding ABC transporter ATP-binding protein gives MIHVSGVSKRYGAQTVVDDVSCYIKDGGITSIIGPNGAGKSTLLSMMSRLLDMDAGSVTIDGLDVSDTPGRELARKMAILRQDNQLTVRLTVRDLVGFGRFPHHGGRPRIEDKAYIDQALEYLDLAALADKFVDELSGGQRQRAFIAMVLAQDTDYLLLDEPLNNLDMKHAVEMMRLLRRLTDELGKTVVLVIHDINFASCYSDNIVAMRDGRLVHQGAPAQIMQPEVLRDVYEIDIRIEEIEGNRIGVYFS, from the coding sequence ATGATCCACGTCTCCGGCGTCTCCAAGCGGTACGGCGCCCAGACCGTCGTCGACGACGTCAGCTGCTATATCAAGGACGGCGGCATCACCTCGATCATCGGCCCTAACGGCGCCGGCAAATCCACGCTGCTGTCCATGATGAGCCGGCTGCTGGACATGGACGCAGGCTCCGTCACCATCGACGGGCTCGATGTCAGCGACACTCCCGGCCGGGAACTCGCGCGGAAAATGGCCATTCTGCGCCAGGACAACCAGCTGACGGTGCGGCTGACGGTGCGCGATTTGGTGGGTTTCGGGCGCTTCCCGCACCATGGCGGGCGGCCCCGCATCGAGGACAAGGCCTACATTGACCAGGCGCTGGAATACCTGGATCTGGCCGCCCTGGCGGACAAGTTCGTGGACGAACTCTCCGGCGGCCAGCGCCAGCGCGCGTTCATTGCCATGGTGCTAGCGCAGGACACGGACTACCTGCTGCTCGACGAACCGCTGAACAACCTGGATATGAAGCACGCGGTGGAGATGATGCGCCTGCTGCGGCGGTTGACGGACGAGCTGGGCAAGACGGTAGTTCTGGTTATCCACGACATCAACTTCGCCTCCTGCTACTCGGACAACATTGTGGCCATGCGTGATGGCCGCCTAGTGCATCAGGGCGCGCCCGCGCAGATTATGCAGCCGGAGGTGCTGCGCGATGTCTACGAGATCGACATCCGCATCGAGGAGATCGAGGGTAACCGGATCGGCGTCTACTTCTCTTAA
- a CDS encoding VOC family protein: MFTAKQAVSSFSVNDTAAAKDFYGQTLGLSVQDGDMGTLDLTIPGGATVMIYPKENHEPASFTVLNFVVDDVEAAVDELNQAGVKTDIYDSPDLPTDAKGIMRGNGPDIAWFKDPAGNVLSVLKA; encoded by the coding sequence GTGTTCACTGCCAAGCAAGCGGTCAGCAGTTTCAGCGTTAATGACACAGCCGCAGCGAAAGACTTTTATGGCCAGACCCTCGGCCTTTCCGTCCAGGACGGGGACATGGGCACGCTCGACTTGACCATTCCCGGCGGGGCCACCGTCATGATTTACCCCAAAGAGAATCATGAGCCTGCTTCGTTTACCGTCCTGAACTTCGTCGTGGACGATGTGGAAGCCGCCGTGGACGAACTCAACCAGGCCGGGGTAAAGACCGACATCTATGACAGTCCGGATCTTCCCACGGATGCCAAGGGGATCATGCGCGGCAACGGTCCGGACATCGCCTGGTTCAAAGACCCGGCAGGAAACGTCTTGTCAGTGCTCAAAGCCTGA
- the groES gene encoding co-chaperone GroES, with protein MSVSIKPLEDRIVVRPLEAEQTTASGLVIPDTAKEKPQEGEVVAVGPGRVDDNGNRVPVDVAEGDVVIYSKYGGTEVKHSGQEYLVLSARDVLAIVVK; from the coding sequence GTGTCGGTCTCTATTAAGCCTCTTGAGGATCGTATTGTTGTCCGCCCGCTCGAAGCAGAGCAGACCACGGCTTCAGGCCTGGTCATCCCGGACACCGCCAAGGAAAAGCCGCAGGAAGGTGAAGTTGTCGCAGTGGGCCCCGGCCGCGTTGATGACAACGGAAACCGCGTCCCGGTTGATGTAGCCGAGGGCGACGTCGTTATCTACTCCAAGTACGGCGGAACCGAAGTCAAGCACAGCGGCCAGGAGTACCTCGTACTCTCCGCCCGCGACGTGCTGGCGATCGTCGTCAAGTAG
- a CDS encoding maleylpyruvate isomerase N-terminal domain-containing protein, protein MIQGAATYLEAARNFREVLAGIPDSAWDEPGLGDWTVRTLAGHTSRALITVLTYLDRPALNIDVGSTAEYYSGLDFTSSPDITARAVAAGEDLGAKPLETVDRLLAQLENVVPLVSDRVIETIAGGRRFSDYLPTRIFELAVHSLDLAAACSVPASLSSDVEKAAMNVAVEIAAARGEGSLLLLAMTGRTALPPGFSVV, encoded by the coding sequence ATGATTCAGGGAGCGGCAACATACCTCGAGGCGGCACGGAATTTCCGCGAGGTGCTCGCCGGGATCCCGGACAGTGCCTGGGACGAGCCGGGGCTGGGCGACTGGACAGTGCGAACGTTGGCCGGACATACCAGCCGTGCGCTGATTACGGTCCTGACCTATTTGGACCGGCCGGCTCTAAATATCGACGTCGGATCCACCGCCGAATACTACTCTGGGCTGGACTTCACCTCCTCGCCGGACATTACCGCCAGGGCGGTCGCGGCCGGGGAGGATCTGGGAGCGAAGCCCCTTGAGACCGTGGACCGGCTGCTGGCGCAGTTGGAGAATGTGGTGCCGCTAGTCTCGGACCGCGTCATCGAGACGATTGCAGGCGGGAGGCGGTTCAGCGACTACTTGCCGACAAGAATTTTTGAACTCGCGGTACACAGCTTGGATCTGGCTGCCGCCTGCAGCGTTCCGGCGTCGTTGTCTTCAGACGTGGAGAAGGCGGCGATGAACGTGGCGGTGGAAATTGCCGCCGCGCGGGGCGAGGGCAGCCTGCTGTTGCTGGCAATGACCGGGCGAACGGCTCTGCCACCCGGTTTTTCCGTCGTGTGA